The following proteins come from a genomic window of Elusimicrobiota bacterium:
- the smc gene encoding chromosome segregation protein SMC: MYLKRLEMVGFKSFAERTRLDFESGVTAIVGPNGCGKSNVVDAIRWCLGEMSAKSLRSKVLLDVIFNGAANRAPSNLSEVSLTFDNSQNRLPIDYGEVTVTRRLFRSGESEYFLNKTQCRLKDIKELFLDTGIGEDGYSIIEQGRVEAVLAAKPEERRELFEEAAGVAKYKARREEALRRLERTQLDLDRLADVIVLTKEQMDKIEAAVRKARNFQKAQDSLKALEIAHALYESKQLEEQMAAMRQAMTVMENDLHAKTTATAQKEAELTDLRWKETQMSERLVESNRTLSEIDGAISLAEQRQTTARERQAEITHRDLVLDGEIAQGATRRAELEKLAEEIQSALALEAETARQSADVLLNVETAYKEKSTRLDEIQNIAKQVQDALWKNTQERTKLNNDLVAQRSLESRLEMQLSTLAKDRAKVEERLAQLKGALAQAETEAAENRASLEQAEAAVAAAQAEVRARESDVASAQSAASKHQEDLFRAQAQLDAQEEWESSDVYARGVQAALAAGLPGLHGPVGRLISVSTADEVLVRRALGVHVNDLVAESLEDARAALAHLTQGGHGRARILVLNRLPQGAGPQPVAVGQRALIDMAKADARFEPVVRYLLGGWISADGALYGEGVVEGGADGSTGPIFDALRRENLQREIGALTAGLDEAQKAKVRAGEARTAAQAAWEAARKSLEGARVRSNVKAQDLERLSGQGDLHAEELGLIDADAVKARAEETNAQTAAQVLEAQLEGVRGEENRLRLEWSQLQETLKSHQAETFTASSELAVAKERAHGHGERLRWKEKQRADVGAEIQSLALALDAKTQERSGSADRVREQKRIEEETDAAIRDLIAQRRSANEGLETVHGERRVLVEALAASQKALADLRQQTEEMQAQLHEKKLQHSHAEFRRESVETHLKDKYVLTIAEAREGHPTPAEAVPATELEKLRRRVEGLGPVNLTAPEEHAQLEERYNFLLSQQQDLVKAKEDLLSTVQKINASTRQNFKETFDKVRENFRTIYGQLFPGGEADVRLTDETDVLNAGIEIYAQPPGKKLTNITLLSGGEKALTAVALLFAFFMVRPAPFAILDEVDAPLDEANVTRFITLIKAFTEKSQFIMISHNKRTMETADTLYGVTMEVQGVSRILSARLKTLEDRRAAQSPEAVLAAGQTA; encoded by the coding sequence ATGTACTTAAAGCGCCTTGAGATGGTCGGGTTCAAATCCTTTGCGGAACGCACACGCCTCGATTTCGAGAGCGGGGTCACGGCGATCGTCGGCCCCAACGGCTGCGGCAAGTCCAACGTCGTCGACGCCATCCGCTGGTGCCTGGGGGAGATGAGCGCCAAATCCCTTCGGTCGAAAGTCCTGCTCGACGTCATTTTCAACGGGGCCGCCAACCGCGCTCCCTCCAATTTGTCCGAAGTGTCCCTCACCTTCGACAATTCCCAAAACCGCCTGCCCATCGATTACGGCGAAGTCACGGTCACCCGGCGTCTTTTCCGGAGCGGCGAGTCCGAGTATTTCCTCAACAAAACCCAGTGCCGCTTGAAAGACATCAAAGAGCTTTTCCTCGACACCGGTATCGGCGAAGACGGCTATTCCATCATCGAACAGGGCCGGGTGGAAGCCGTTTTGGCCGCCAAACCCGAGGAGCGCCGCGAGCTGTTCGAAGAGGCCGCCGGCGTCGCGAAGTACAAAGCCCGCCGGGAGGAAGCCCTGCGCCGCCTTGAGCGCACCCAGCTCGACCTTGACCGCCTGGCGGACGTGATCGTTTTGACCAAAGAACAGATGGACAAAATCGAGGCGGCCGTCCGCAAGGCGCGCAATTTCCAAAAAGCCCAGGACAGCCTGAAGGCCCTCGAGATCGCCCACGCCCTTTACGAATCGAAGCAGTTGGAAGAACAAATGGCCGCCATGCGCCAGGCCATGACGGTCATGGAAAACGACCTTCACGCCAAGACCACCGCCACCGCGCAAAAAGAAGCTGAACTCACCGACCTGCGCTGGAAGGAAACCCAGATGTCGGAGCGGTTGGTCGAAAGCAACCGCACGCTTTCGGAAATCGACGGCGCGATTTCCCTCGCGGAGCAGCGCCAGACCACCGCCCGGGAACGCCAGGCCGAAATCACCCACCGCGACCTCGTCCTCGACGGCGAAATCGCCCAGGGGGCGACCCGCCGCGCCGAACTGGAAAAGTTGGCGGAGGAGATCCAGTCCGCCCTCGCCCTGGAGGCGGAAACGGCGCGCCAATCGGCGGACGTGCTCTTGAACGTGGAAACCGCCTACAAAGAAAAATCGACCCGGCTCGACGAGATTCAAAACATCGCCAAACAGGTGCAGGACGCCCTCTGGAAAAACACCCAGGAGCGGACGAAGTTGAACAACGATTTGGTCGCCCAGCGGTCCCTGGAGTCCCGTCTGGAGATGCAGTTGTCGACGTTGGCCAAGGACCGGGCGAAGGTGGAGGAGCGCCTCGCGCAATTGAAAGGGGCCCTGGCCCAGGCCGAAACGGAAGCGGCGGAGAACCGCGCCTCCCTCGAACAGGCCGAAGCGGCCGTCGCTGCCGCCCAGGCGGAAGTGCGCGCCCGCGAAAGCGACGTGGCGTCGGCCCAATCGGCCGCCTCCAAACACCAGGAAGATTTGTTCCGCGCCCAGGCCCAATTGGACGCGCAGGAGGAATGGGAGTCCTCGGACGTCTACGCCCGGGGCGTTCAGGCCGCCTTGGCGGCCGGTCTGCCGGGCCTGCACGGGCCCGTGGGGCGCTTGATCTCGGTTTCCACCGCCGACGAGGTGCTGGTGCGCCGCGCTTTGGGCGTGCACGTCAACGACCTCGTGGCCGAATCCCTCGAGGACGCCCGCGCGGCCCTCGCCCACTTGACCCAAGGCGGACACGGCCGGGCGCGCATTTTGGTCTTGAACCGCCTGCCCCAGGGCGCCGGCCCGCAGCCGGTGGCCGTTGGCCAGAGGGCGTTGATCGACATGGCGAAGGCGGACGCGCGCTTTGAGCCCGTGGTCCGTTATCTGCTCGGCGGCTGGATTTCCGCCGACGGCGCCCTTTACGGCGAAGGGGTGGTGGAGGGCGGGGCCGACGGATCGACCGGGCCCATCTTCGACGCCCTCCGTCGGGAAAATTTGCAGAGGGAAATCGGCGCGCTGACGGCCGGGTTGGACGAGGCCCAAAAGGCGAAAGTCCGGGCGGGCGAAGCCCGCACCGCCGCCCAGGCGGCCTGGGAAGCGGCCCGCAAGTCCCTCGAGGGCGCTCGGGTGCGCTCCAACGTCAAAGCCCAGGACCTGGAGCGGTTGTCCGGCCAGGGCGACCTCCACGCCGAAGAATTGGGGTTGATCGACGCCGACGCCGTGAAGGCCCGGGCGGAGGAAACGAACGCCCAAACCGCGGCCCAGGTGTTGGAAGCCCAATTGGAGGGCGTGCGGGGCGAGGAGAACCGCCTCCGCCTCGAGTGGTCCCAGCTGCAGGAAACGTTGAAATCCCACCAGGCGGAAACCTTCACCGCCTCGTCGGAATTGGCCGTCGCCAAGGAACGCGCCCACGGCCACGGGGAGCGCCTTCGTTGGAAGGAAAAACAGCGCGCCGACGTGGGCGCGGAGATCCAATCCTTGGCTCTGGCCCTCGACGCGAAGACCCAGGAGCGATCCGGATCGGCCGACCGGGTGCGCGAGCAAAAGCGCATCGAGGAAGAGACCGACGCCGCCATTCGGGACCTGATCGCCCAGCGCCGATCGGCGAACGAGGGGCTCGAGACCGTGCACGGCGAGCGACGCGTTTTGGTGGAGGCCCTGGCGGCGTCCCAAAAGGCCCTCGCCGACCTGCGCCAGCAAACCGAGGAAATGCAGGCTCAGTTGCACGAAAAGAAATTGCAGCACTCCCACGCGGAGTTCCGGCGGGAATCGGTGGAGACCCATCTCAAAGACAAGTATGTGTTGACCATCGCGGAGGCGCGGGAGGGGCACCCGACACCGGCCGAGGCGGTGCCCGCCACGGAATTGGAAAAACTGCGCCGCCGGGTGGAGGGCCTGGGCCCGGTCAACCTGACGGCCCCGGAAGAGCACGCCCAACTGGAGGAGCGCTACAACTTCCTGCTTTCCCAGCAGCAGGACCTCGTGAAGGCCAAAGAGGATCTGTTGAGCACCGTCCAAAAAATCAACGCCTCGACCCGCCAGAACTTTAAAGAGACCTTCGACAAGGTGCGCGAGAACTTCCGAACCATCTACGGCCAGTTGTTCCCGGGCGGCGAGGCCGACGTGCGCTTGACGGACGAGACGGACGTTTTGAACGCCGGCATCGAGATTTACGCCCAACCGCCGGGTAAAAAACTCACCAACATCACGCTTCTCTCCGGCGGCGAGAAGGCCCTGACGGCCGTCGCGCTCCTGTTCGCCTTCTTCATGGTGCGCCCCGCGCCCTTCGCCATCCTCGACGAAGTCGACGCCCCCCTGGACGAGGCCAACGTCACACGGTTCATCACGTTGATCAAGGCCTTCACGGAGAAATCGCAGTTCATCATGATTTCCCACAACAAGCGCACCATGGAAACCGCCGACACGCTGTACGGCGTGACCATGGAGGTGCAGGGCGTCTCGCGCATCCTCTCGGCGCGTCTGAAAACCTTGGAAGATCGCCGCGCGGCCCAGAGCCCCGAAGCGGTCCTCGCCGCCGGCCAGACCGCGTAA
- a CDS encoding WecB/TagA/CpsF family glycosyltransferase: MGFAIDDLSRADVVARARAWRAESLPRQIITANPLMLMAAQKHAGLAAAFRAADLVVADGAGVLWAARRRGRRLEKISGIDLMDDLCGAAAAEGGRVGLLGAAPGVAEEAGAVLARRHPGLTVALALDGYFSPACETEVVARVAAAGVDTLFVALDTPRQDDWIHRHLPRLGARLVMGVGGSFDVLSGRLRRAPRWMQTIGLEWLFRLSQEPRRWRRMTALPRFVLQILKNT, from the coding sequence CTGGGGTTCGCCATCGACGACCTGTCGAGGGCGGACGTCGTCGCGCGCGCGCGCGCCTGGCGCGCCGAAAGCCTCCCCCGTCAGATCATCACCGCCAACCCCCTTATGCTGATGGCCGCCCAAAAACACGCCGGCCTGGCCGCCGCGTTTCGCGCGGCGGACCTCGTTGTCGCCGATGGGGCGGGGGTGTTGTGGGCGGCGCGTCGGCGGGGCCGCCGGCTCGAAAAGATCTCGGGCATCGATTTGATGGACGACCTGTGCGGCGCCGCGGCGGCGGAGGGGGGACGGGTGGGCCTGTTGGGCGCGGCCCCCGGGGTGGCGGAGGAGGCCGGCGCCGTCCTCGCGCGGCGACATCCGGGTTTGACGGTGGCCCTGGCCTTGGACGGGTACTTCTCGCCCGCGTGCGAGACCGAGGTGGTGGCCCGCGTGGCCGCCGCCGGCGTGGACACGCTCTTTGTCGCCCTCGACACCCCCCGGCAGGACGATTGGATCCATCGCCATTTGCCGCGCTTGGGCGCGCGGCTGGTCATGGGGGTGGGGGGAAGTTTTGATGTCCTGTCGGGCCGGCTTCGTCGCGCGCCCCGATGGATGCAAACCATCGGTTTGGAATGGCTGTTCCGTTTGTCGCAAGAACCCCGCCGTTGGCGGCGCATGACGGCGCTTCCCCGCTTCGTCCTTCAAATCCTGAAAAACACTTGA
- a CDS encoding DegT/DnrJ/EryC1/StrS family aminotransferase, translating to MIKIPFMDVRQGQEDLRGPIGAAVARVMSSGVYILGPELDGFEREFSSYCGAQHCIGVSSGYDALYLILRGYNIGPGDEVIVPAHCFISLWFTVSAVGAVPIPVEPDPRTLNIDPAKIVEKINSRTKAIVALHIYGQPADMTPLLDVARARGVKVIEDMSQAHGAYYRGRRVGSWGDAAAVDFYPTLNLGAAGDGGAVVTSDNALAERVRSLRNFGAKGKVFGLEIGITSRLGELQASVLRIKLQHLDVWNEIRRKQAVVYQTALEKAPGVIRPEVLNFEGADHVWHRYVIRHPQRDVLARALHTAGIQTMVHYPDPPHFAPPYLRATPGVGGYPITEKMCREVLSLPIGPHLTVPQILQVAQAVSREAHLLQGQNPDPAQVSLSNPKPPAQEVHAPSVPPSLAGIPLPKPPVVNTPDQADNIR from the coding sequence ATGATAAAAATTCCTTTCATGGATGTTCGGCAAGGCCAGGAAGACCTGCGCGGCCCCATCGGGGCGGCCGTGGCGCGGGTGATGTCCTCCGGGGTCTACATCCTCGGCCCGGAGTTGGACGGTTTCGAGCGCGAGTTCTCCAGCTATTGCGGGGCCCAGCATTGCATCGGGGTGTCCTCGGGCTACGACGCGCTTTACCTCATTCTCCGCGGGTACAACATCGGGCCCGGGGACGAAGTCATCGTTCCCGCCCATTGTTTTATTTCCCTTTGGTTCACCGTGAGCGCGGTGGGGGCCGTGCCGATTCCCGTGGAGCCCGATCCGCGCACCTTGAACATCGACCCCGCCAAAATCGTCGAGAAAATCAATTCGCGCACCAAGGCCATTGTGGCGCTTCACATATACGGCCAACCCGCCGACATGACCCCCCTGCTGGATGTCGCGCGGGCGCGCGGCGTGAAGGTGATTGAGGACATGTCCCAGGCCCACGGGGCCTATTACCGGGGCCGGCGCGTCGGCAGTTGGGGCGACGCCGCCGCCGTCGATTTCTACCCCACGCTCAACCTCGGCGCGGCGGGCGATGGGGGCGCCGTGGTGACCAGCGACAACGCCCTGGCCGAACGGGTCCGTTCCCTGCGGAATTTCGGCGCTAAGGGGAAGGTGTTCGGTTTGGAAATCGGGATCACGAGCCGTTTGGGGGAACTTCAGGCGTCGGTGCTGCGGATCAAATTGCAGCATTTGGACGTCTGGAACGAGATCCGCCGCAAACAGGCGGTCGTCTACCAGACCGCCCTGGAAAAGGCCCCGGGGGTGATTCGCCCGGAAGTGTTGAATTTCGAGGGGGCCGATCACGTGTGGCACCGCTATGTGATCCGCCATCCGCAACGGGACGTCCTCGCTCGGGCGCTCCACACGGCGGGCATTCAAACCATGGTCCATTACCCGGATCCACCCCACTTCGCGCCGCCCTATTTGCGGGCCACGCCCGGGGTGGGCGGCTATCCGATCACCGAAAAAATGTGCCGCGAGGTGTTAAGCCTTCCCATCGGCCCGCATTTGACCGTGCCCCAGATTTTGCAGGTGGCCCAGGCGGTGTCCCGGGAGGCGCATCTTTTGCAAGGACAAAACCCCGATCCGGCCCAGGTCTCCCTTTCGAACCCGAAGCCGCCGGCCCAGGAGGTCCACGCCCCCAGCGTCCCTCCGAGTCTCGCCGGAATCCCCCTTCCTAAACCGCCGGTCGTCAACACCCCCGACCAGGCGGACAACATCCGATAA
- a CDS encoding aldolase, producing MGLKLLLITNDPTLAAFAVQQGVDRVFVDLEVLGKHERQGHRDTLISSHSLADAAKVRSALGGGELLVRLNPVHPGSEAEIDGAIAAGADLVMLPMFKTLAEVERVAHRIAGRCRFVPLVETPAALDLVPALTRTKGVDELYLGLNDLHMGLGRDFMFELLIDGTVERFADACRSAGTPFGFGGVARVDEGLVSGRLVLSEHARLGSSSVILSRTFHRSSQNLEDALANVDFGKEIARLREAERALSRRAPTEIDADRRALEKAVATVRDKIRAGAQR from the coding sequence GTGGGGCTTAAGCTTCTGCTGATCACCAACGATCCGACGCTCGCCGCCTTTGCGGTTCAACAGGGGGTCGACCGCGTCTTTGTCGATTTGGAGGTGTTGGGAAAACACGAGCGGCAGGGTCATCGTGACACGTTGATCTCCAGCCATTCCCTGGCCGATGCGGCCAAGGTGCGCTCGGCGTTGGGGGGGGGCGAATTGCTGGTCCGGCTCAATCCCGTTCATCCCGGCAGCGAGGCCGAAATCGACGGAGCCATCGCGGCCGGAGCGGACCTCGTGATGTTGCCCATGTTCAAGACCCTGGCCGAGGTGGAGCGGGTGGCCCACCGCATCGCCGGGCGTTGCCGCTTCGTTCCATTGGTGGAGACTCCGGCCGCGTTGGATTTGGTCCCCGCGCTCACGCGCACGAAAGGGGTGGACGAGTTGTACCTCGGGCTCAACGACCTCCATATGGGGTTGGGACGGGATTTCATGTTTGAATTGTTGATCGACGGCACCGTGGAGCGCTTCGCCGACGCTTGCCGATCGGCGGGAACCCCCTTCGGGTTCGGGGGCGTTGCGCGGGTGGACGAAGGCCTGGTGTCCGGTCGCCTCGTTTTGTCCGAGCACGCCCGTCTGGGGTCCTCCTCGGTGATCCTGTCCCGAACCTTCCATCGGTCCTCCCAGAATTTGGAAGACGCCCTTGCCAACGTGGATTTTGGAAAAGAAATTGCCCGGTTGCGGGAGGCGGAAAGGGCGTTGTCACGTCGGGCCCCAACGGAAATCGACGCCGATCGCCGCGCCCTGGAAAAAGCCGTTGCGACAGTCCGTGACAAGATCCGCGCTGGGGCGCAACGATGA
- a CDS encoding acyltransferase, translating into MGSEMSNSLVHPKYRADIDGLRAVAVLSVLVFHAFPGVLPGGFIGVDIFFVISGYLISTIIVSSLGKNKFGLLEFYGRRIKRIFPGLILVLCAVIGGGWVILFSTEFERLGKHVVGATGFLSNFLLQKESGYFDVSAETKPLLHLWSLAIEEQFYLIWPLFLMAVHRARLGYFPATVVLGVVSFLANLYFTFGNASKGFYWPFGRFWELLVGASAALLLLRQPVIEKNRRDLFSAVGALLLLIGLIFLNKRTLFPGFSALIPTMGALLMIVAGPGAWINSLVLSRRVLVWVGLISYPLYLWHWPLISMAKINFGPVGPWAMGLIMICSFSWHGQRMSLSSPSDLEKNVFLTPHRF; encoded by the coding sequence ATGGGCTCCGAGATGTCGAATTCTCTTGTTCACCCCAAATATCGAGCGGACATCGACGGACTACGGGCCGTGGCGGTCTTGTCCGTCCTTGTGTTCCACGCTTTCCCCGGGGTGTTGCCCGGCGGATTCATTGGCGTCGATATCTTTTTTGTTATTTCGGGGTATCTTATTTCCACTATCATTGTTTCCAGTTTGGGCAAGAATAAATTTGGTCTCTTGGAATTTTATGGTCGGCGAATAAAGAGGATATTCCCGGGGTTGATTTTGGTTTTGTGCGCGGTGATCGGGGGCGGGTGGGTTATATTGTTTTCAACGGAGTTTGAAAGGTTGGGCAAGCACGTCGTGGGGGCCACTGGCTTCCTGTCGAATTTTCTTCTGCAGAAAGAGTCCGGATATTTTGATGTTTCTGCCGAAACCAAACCCCTGTTGCATTTGTGGAGCTTGGCTATAGAAGAGCAGTTCTATTTGATTTGGCCCCTCTTTTTGATGGCCGTCCATCGGGCGCGGTTGGGTTATTTCCCCGCCACAGTGGTTTTGGGGGTTGTTTCTTTCCTCGCGAACCTCTATTTCACTTTTGGCAACGCGTCAAAGGGGTTTTATTGGCCCTTTGGACGATTTTGGGAGCTGTTGGTGGGGGCATCGGCCGCCCTCCTTCTACTTAGGCAACCTGTTATCGAAAAAAACCGAAGGGACCTATTCTCGGCGGTCGGCGCCCTGCTTTTATTGATCGGGTTGATTTTCTTGAATAAGAGAACACTCTTTCCGGGGTTCTCGGCTTTGATCCCGACGATGGGCGCCTTGTTGATGATTGTGGCGGGCCCGGGGGCATGGATCAATTCGTTGGTTCTTTCCCGTCGTGTGTTGGTTTGGGTTGGCCTGATAAGTTATCCGCTCTATTTATGGCATTGGCCTTTGATTTCGATGGCGAAGATTAATTTCGGGCCTGTGGGTCCTTGGGCCATGGGCCTGATAATGATTTGTTCGTTTTCTTGGCATGGTCAACGTATGTCATTGAGCAGCCCATCCGATTTGGAAAAAAACGTTTTCCTTACGCCACATCGCTTTTGA
- a CDS encoding SDR family oxidoreductase, whose translation MPLKGKVVVVTGGAGRLGKSFVRGIVANGGVGVIADVDRSLGARVLKEIQTDFPQGRVDFIAVDITNKPSICSLLEKTATRWGRIHGVVNNAYPRNRRYGRPFDRVTYSDFCDNVSRHLGGYFLVAQQAIGYFKNNGGGAIVNMASIYGETAPRFEIYHGTEMTMPVEYAAIKSAVIHLTRYMARYCRGMKIRINTLSPGGVLDGQPTLFVDRYKAHCLNKGLLDAADVVGSLIFLLSDSARYINGQNIVVDDGFTL comes from the coding sequence TTGCCGTTGAAAGGTAAAGTGGTGGTCGTGACGGGTGGTGCGGGGCGGCTTGGGAAGTCGTTTGTTCGTGGAATTGTGGCGAACGGTGGGGTGGGTGTTATTGCCGATGTCGATCGATCGCTTGGCGCCCGCGTGTTAAAGGAAATTCAAACCGATTTTCCTCAGGGGCGGGTTGATTTTATTGCCGTTGACATAACCAACAAGCCTTCGATTTGTTCTTTGCTCGAAAAGACGGCCACCCGGTGGGGACGAATTCACGGTGTGGTGAATAACGCCTATCCCAGGAATCGGCGTTATGGACGTCCTTTCGACAGGGTCACCTATTCGGACTTTTGTGACAATGTCTCGCGGCATTTGGGGGGATACTTCCTCGTCGCTCAGCAGGCGATCGGTTACTTTAAAAACAATGGGGGAGGAGCCATTGTCAACATGGCGTCGATCTATGGTGAAACAGCCCCCCGGTTCGAAATATACCACGGAACGGAAATGACCATGCCCGTGGAATACGCTGCGATTAAATCCGCCGTGATTCATTTGACGCGGTATATGGCTCGTTATTGCCGAGGAATGAAAATAAGAATCAACACCCTCAGTCCGGGCGGAGTCCTCGATGGACAACCCACGCTTTTCGTGGATCGATACAAAGCGCATTGTTTAAACAAAGGGCTGCTGGACGCCGCCGATGTTGTCGGGTCATTGATTTTTCTCCTTTCCGATTCGGCCCGATACATAAATGGTCAAAACATTGTCGTTGACGATGGGTTTACCCTCTGA
- a CDS encoding sugar transferase — MKRLFDVLFSLLAIVCLSPLFVLLALAVRFESEGPVFYRQPRVGRRGKLFQILKFRSMVINADQLGPYYTVPGDKRVTSVGHFLRKTSLDELPQLLNVFWGEMSVVGPRPDVPAQKALYSEGDWLKRMSVRPGITGLAQAVLRSSASDDKRRSLDLEYIDRASFWFDIKILWMTLRTVLKGSC, encoded by the coding sequence ATGAAAAGACTGTTTGATGTCCTCTTCTCACTGTTGGCCATTGTTTGCTTGTCCCCTCTCTTTGTTTTATTGGCTCTCGCGGTCCGTTTCGAATCAGAGGGCCCCGTCTTTTACCGGCAACCTCGGGTGGGACGAAGGGGAAAACTTTTTCAAATTCTCAAATTTAGAAGTATGGTGATCAATGCGGACCAACTGGGTCCTTATTACACTGTCCCCGGGGACAAACGGGTGACGTCGGTCGGGCATTTCCTCCGAAAAACGAGTCTCGACGAATTGCCTCAGCTTCTTAATGTTTTTTGGGGTGAAATGAGTGTTGTCGGCCCGCGCCCCGATGTCCCGGCACAAAAAGCCCTTTACTCGGAAGGCGATTGGCTCAAGCGGATGTCCGTTCGCCCGGGAATTACGGGCTTGGCCCAAGCCGTTCTGCGGTCATCCGCAAGCGATGACAAAAGGCGTTCTTTGGATTTGGAATACATTGACAGGGCCTCCTTTTGGTTTGACATCAAAATTCTCTGGATGACCTTGCGAACCGTCTTGAAAGGCAGTTGTTGA
- the neuB gene encoding N-acetylneuraminate synthase: protein MTPCFLIAEAGVNHNGSLENALRLVGIAAAAGVDAVKFQTFSAERLVTRGAATAAYQKERTGTADQFSMLRALELSAEDHRRLADRCAAKGIEFLSTPFDEEAADFLVSLGCRRMKIPSGEITNLPFLRHVAAKRLPVILSTGMSDLEEVRVAVDALVEAFGGGLSGDALVLLHCTSSYPAPLADVNLRAMRTLAEAFRRPVGYSDHTPGILVAPLARALGAVVIEKHFTLDRSQPGPDHAASLEPTELFEWVRRIREVDVVLGAPEKKPTEAELVMRRAARRSLVLAVDVSSGRPLAREHLSIRRPGTGLAPAALESTLGRCLKRDGKAGDVVRPDDLI from the coding sequence GTGACGCCGTGCTTCCTCATCGCGGAAGCGGGCGTGAACCACAACGGTTCCCTGGAGAATGCCTTGCGTTTGGTGGGCATCGCGGCCGCGGCCGGGGTGGACGCCGTCAAGTTTCAAACCTTTTCCGCCGAGCGGTTGGTGACACGTGGGGCCGCGACCGCCGCCTATCAAAAGGAACGCACCGGAACGGCCGACCAATTTTCCATGCTTCGGGCGCTGGAGTTGTCCGCCGAGGACCACCGTCGATTGGCCGATCGCTGCGCCGCGAAAGGGATCGAATTCCTTTCAACGCCCTTCGATGAGGAGGCCGCGGATTTCCTGGTGTCCCTCGGGTGCCGACGCATGAAAATCCCCTCGGGGGAAATCACCAACCTGCCTTTTCTTCGCCACGTGGCCGCCAAACGGTTGCCTGTGATCCTGTCCACCGGGATGAGCGATTTGGAGGAAGTGCGCGTGGCCGTGGACGCCCTGGTGGAGGCGTTCGGTGGAGGCCTATCCGGCGACGCCTTGGTCTTGCTCCACTGCACGTCGAGTTATCCGGCCCCCCTGGCGGATGTCAATTTGCGGGCGATGCGGACCCTCGCCGAAGCGTTCCGCCGCCCGGTGGGCTATTCGGACCACACGCCGGGGATTCTCGTCGCGCCCTTGGCGCGCGCGTTGGGGGCCGTGGTCATCGAAAAACATTTCACTCTGGACCGCTCTCAGCCGGGGCCCGATCACGCGGCGTCCCTTGAACCAACGGAGCTGTTCGAATGGGTCCGCCGAATCCGCGAGGTGGATGTGGTTCTGGGGGCCCCCGAAAAAAAACCCACGGAGGCCGAATTGGTCATGCGTCGAGCCGCGCGCCGCAGTTTGGTGTTGGCGGTGGACGTCTCGTCGGGGCGGCCTCTCGCGCGCGAGCATTTGTCGATCCGGCGGCCGGGCACCGGGTTGGCGCCGGCGGCGTTGGAGTCTACGCTGGGGCGTTGCCTTAAACGGGACGGGAAGGCGGGCGACGTCGTGCGTCCCGATGATTTGATCTGA
- a CDS encoding NeuD/PglB/VioB family sugar acetyltransferase, producing MPTDLFLLGAGGHAKVVLASLLATGVRPRIFDQAPARPGESLLGVVVEPWALEGLPSTGHLAIGDNAARARILGDPALQKIHWRSVVDPRAAVGSSAVLGGGVFVAAQAVIGPEAIIGVCSIINHGAVVDHDARVGACCHIAPNATLGGGVVLGDGVLVGAGAVILPGLSVGAGAVVGAGAVVTKPVATGVTVVGVPARPKVPR from the coding sequence ATGCCTACTGACTTGTTTTTGCTCGGCGCCGGCGGACACGCCAAGGTGGTCCTGGCGTCCTTGCTGGCGACGGGGGTACGTCCGCGAATCTTTGACCAGGCGCCCGCTCGGCCCGGGGAGTCCCTGTTGGGGGTTGTCGTTGAACCCTGGGCTTTGGAGGGACTGCCCTCCACGGGGCACCTGGCCATTGGGGACAACGCCGCCCGCGCGCGAATCCTCGGCGACCCAGCCCTCCAAAAAATCCATTGGCGTTCCGTGGTCGATCCCCGGGCGGCGGTGGGTTCCAGCGCGGTGCTGGGCGGCGGGGTTTTTGTGGCGGCCCAGGCGGTCATCGGCCCCGAAGCGATAATTGGCGTTTGCAGTATTATCAATCACGGCGCGGTGGTGGACCACGATGCGCGGGTGGGGGCCTGCTGTCACATCGCGCCGAACGCCACGTTGGGCGGTGGCGTGGTTCTGGGGGACGGCGTTTTGGTGGGGGCCGGGGCGGTGATCCTCCCCGGACTGTCGGTGGGCGCGGGGGCTGTCGTTGGCGCCGGCGCGGTGGTCACGAAACCGGTGGCGACCGGCGTCACCGTGGTGGGGGTCCCCGCCCGACCGAAGGTTCCCCGATGA